In one ANME-2 cluster archaeon genomic region, the following are encoded:
- a CDS encoding DUF123 domain-containing protein, whose protein sequence is ARYFPAGHYSYTGSARGTGGFARVIRHLGVAAGNNSTRHWHIDYLLPHTRPKGLVLSCGDSDIECDISKAIGHITRTVNGFGCSDCRCIAHLHFEKDFEKLFNIVTDAHKIINTIHKVYSF, encoded by the coding sequence GCAAGGTATTTTCCTGCAGGGCATTATTCATACACAGGTTCTGCCAGGGGTACGGGCGGGTTTGCCAGGGTGATACGACACCTGGGCGTGGCAGCCGGCAACAATTCTACCCGACACTGGCATATTGATTACCTGTTACCCCATACCAGGCCAAAAGGGCTGGTGCTTAGCTGCGGAGATAGTGACATTGAATGTGACATCTCAAAAGCTATCGGGCATATAACGCGGACAGTGAATGGTTTCGGATGTTCCGACTGCAGATGCATTGCTCATCTGCATTTTGAAAAAGATTTTGAAAAGCTGTTCAATATAGTGACAGATGCACATAAAATAATAAATACCATTCACAAAGTTTATTCCTTTTAA
- the argH gene encoding argininosuccinate lyase, with protein sequence MNNILRRGRLNKDDPIVLSYLSSMDTDRHIFTADLLVDTAHVIMLAETGIISRDECTRILKGLESIKEEGFDKLDTSYEDIHISIEAKLIEMVGEETGGRMHSARSRNDEVATCIRLVLRNELLTLLHNLISFRKTILEIALENRETLIPGFTHLQHAQPTTLAHHLLAHHDALARDCQRVIGAYIRTNMSPLGSAAFASTGFDIDRERTRELLGFHGLVENSMDAVSTRDFIVESISVFANIMTNLSRLAEEMILWSSEEFGFVELDDSYASTSSIMPQKKNPDTAELMRAKTGTVDGCLMSVLAITKALPMSYNRDLQEVTTHLWRAAAVTLGTVNIASGIISTMKMNKDTLSASANTGFSTATELADTIVRTTGLPFRTAHQIVGTMAKGTIHTLEELDRLSMKIIGKKLSDEGMDAKLFEGALDIKENVNRRSAVGGPAPHEVSRMINDRTYVLMQEIDTLMEHVNVVQDGMKRLDDVKQSYMWR encoded by the coding sequence ATGAATAACATTTTGCGCAGAGGTCGACTCAACAAAGATGACCCAATCGTGCTCAGTTATCTTTCCTCCATGGATACAGACAGGCACATATTCACGGCTGACCTGCTGGTAGACACGGCACATGTAATAATGCTGGCAGAGACTGGGATTATATCCAGGGATGAATGCACTCGTATCCTTAAAGGACTGGAAAGCATCAAGGAAGAAGGTTTCGATAAACTTGACACTTCCTATGAAGATATCCATATTTCCATTGAAGCAAAGCTTATCGAAATGGTTGGCGAGGAAACAGGTGGGCGTATGCATTCAGCACGCTCGCGTAATGATGAGGTCGCTACATGTATCCGACTGGTCCTGAGAAATGAACTGCTTACCCTGTTGCACAATCTCATATCCTTCCGGAAAACAATTCTGGAAATTGCACTTGAGAACAGGGAAACCCTGATACCTGGTTTCACACACCTGCAACATGCCCAGCCCACCACTCTTGCCCACCACCTGCTCGCTCATCATGATGCCCTGGCCAGGGACTGCCAGAGAGTTATCGGGGCATACATTCGTACGAACATGTCCCCCCTTGGCTCGGCGGCTTTCGCATCAACCGGATTTGATATCGACCGTGAACGTACCCGCGAACTTCTCGGATTCCACGGCCTGGTCGAGAACTCAATGGATGCAGTAAGCACACGTGACTTTATCGTGGAATCAATTTCAGTCTTTGCTAATATCATGACCAACCTGAGCCGGTTGGCCGAGGAGATGATATTGTGGAGCAGTGAGGAATTCGGGTTTGTGGAACTGGATGACAGTTATGCATCCACGTCTTCAATAATGCCCCAGAAAAAGAACCCGGATACTGCCGAGCTGATGAGGGCAAAGACCGGAACTGTGGACGGATGCCTGATGTCTGTTCTCGCCATCACCAAAGCCCTGCCCATGAGTTATAACAGGGATCTGCAGGAAGTTACCACCCACCTGTGGCGGGCCGCCGCTGTCACCCTTGGTACCGTAAATATTGCATCTGGTATAATAAGTACCATGAAGATGAACAAAGATACACTATCAGCGTCTGCAAACACTGGTTTTTCCACTGCTACAGAACTGGCCGATACCATTGTCAGGACCACAGGGCTTCCGTTTCGGACCGCACACCAGATAGTGGGAACCATGGCAAAAGGCACCATACACACGCTGGAAGAGCTCGACAGGCTCAGTATGAAGATCATTGGCAAGAAACTGTCAGATGAAGGAATGGATGCCAAACTCTTTGAAGGGGCTCTTGATATAAAAGAGAATGTGAATCGACGGTCAGCAGTAGGCGGGCCTGCACCCCATGAAGTGAGCCGGATGATCAATGACAGGACTTATGTCCTTATGCAGGAAATTGACACGCTTATGGAGCATGTAAATGTTGTACAGGATGGTATGAAGCGGCTCGATGATGTGAAGCAGTCATACATGTGGAGATAG
- the gatD gene encoding Glu-tRNA(Gln) amidotransferase subunit GatD has protein sequence MVIVEGDIVSARCDGNTYEGVLMPSTTGKTVVKLKNGYNIGLEPENVTLELIDKKSELKGPKIGLPAPDPKLPNISILSTGGTIASKVDYRTGAVTSQFSAEDILLAIPELTEIANYHARVCYSILSENMRPEYWVKLAEEVYNEIKAGADGVIITHGTDTMMYTAAAIAFMVKTPVPIVFVGSQRSADRPSSDNAMNAICAAKVAVSDISEVTVVMHGSTSDDFCHIHRGAKVRKMHTSRRDAFKSINARPVGRVEYPSGEIDTYLDYKRRGEQELSINTNIEPRCTLVKYTTGASPEMLLFASANYKGIVLEGTGLGHVSTEWVPYIERATQAGVPVIVTSQCIDGRVCDRVYDTGRDILRAGAMEGEDMLPEVALVKLMWALGQTGDIDEVKKLMSTDMAGEMTRSSRTWGVHS, from the coding sequence ATGGTAATCGTTGAAGGTGACATTGTTTCAGCCAGGTGCGATGGCAATACTTACGAGGGGGTGCTGATGCCTTCTACTACCGGCAAAACGGTCGTGAAACTGAAAAACGGATATAATATCGGTCTTGAACCCGAAAATGTTACGCTGGAACTTATCGATAAGAAAAGTGAACTGAAAGGTCCGAAGATAGGACTGCCTGCCCCGGACCCTAAACTACCCAATATATCTATCCTTTCAACTGGCGGCACGATAGCGAGTAAGGTGGATTACCGCACAGGGGCCGTGACCAGCCAGTTCTCGGCAGAAGATATCCTGCTGGCCATCCCCGAACTTACCGAGATTGCCAATTACCATGCAAGGGTATGTTACAGTATCTTATCTGAGAACATGCGGCCCGAATACTGGGTGAAGCTTGCTGAGGAAGTGTACAATGAAATAAAAGCCGGTGCAGATGGTGTTATCATCACTCATGGCACTGATACCATGATGTACACGGCTGCAGCCATTGCTTTTATGGTCAAGACACCCGTACCCATAGTGTTCGTAGGCAGCCAGCGCAGTGCTGACCGTCCCAGCAGCGATAATGCCATGAACGCTATATGTGCGGCAAAAGTGGCGGTAAGTGATATTTCCGAGGTCACGGTGGTGATGCACGGGAGCACATCAGATGATTTCTGCCATATCCACAGGGGTGCAAAGGTCAGGAAGATGCATACCAGCAGGCGGGATGCGTTCAAGTCCATCAATGCAAGACCTGTGGGCAGGGTGGAATATCCTTCAGGAGAGATAGATACGTACCTGGACTATAAGCGGCGTGGCGAGCAGGAACTGTCTATCAATACCAATATCGAACCCAGGTGTACTCTTGTTAAATATACCACCGGCGCAAGTCCGGAGATGTTATTGTTCGCATCTGCCAACTACAAGGGCATAGTGCTGGAAGGTACGGGACTTGGGCATGTATCTACTGAATGGGTGCCGTATATTGAAAGAGCCACGCAGGCAGGAGTACCTGTGATTGTGACCAGCCAGTGTATCGATGGCAGGGTGTGCGACCGGGTGTATGATACCGGGCGGGACATCCTGAGGGCCGGTGCAATGGAGGGGGAGGATATGCTGCCGGAGGTGGCACTGGTGAAGTTGATGTGGGCGCTGGGGCAGACCGGTGATATTGATGAGGTCAAAAAGCTCATGTCTACTGATATGGCAGGTGAAATGACCAGGAGTTCCCGGACCTGGGGCGTTCATTCATAA
- a CDS encoding YkgJ family cysteine cluster protein, whose amino-acid sequence MNDETKTPKFIFNCTECGKCCERDVIIYIDDIRDWIEHGLMYTVLPVLSIVGEYGSVAMQLDKQTQDERIICALYDLENNSCTLEDNRPLSCRSFPLGYNGKNYIVVDMDCPGLGQGSMTAEQLARMREIAKSDYESKHRTQAVLPMLQALFIKQFSMESQKAMEKLSPEKRAELEKLLKE is encoded by the coding sequence ATGAACGACGAAACTAAAACACCAAAATTTATATTCAACTGCACAGAATGCGGGAAATGTTGCGAAAGGGACGTAATAATTTATATCGATGACATAAGGGACTGGATAGAACACGGATTGATGTATACAGTACTGCCTGTGCTGTCTATTGTGGGGGAATACGGGTCGGTCGCTATGCAGCTTGACAAGCAGACCCAGGATGAAAGGATTATCTGCGCCCTGTATGATCTTGAGAATAACTCCTGTACCCTGGAGGATAACAGGCCACTCTCCTGCCGCTCGTTCCCGCTGGGATATAATGGCAAGAATTACATTGTGGTGGATATGGACTGTCCGGGCCTGGGCCAGGGTAGTATGACCGCTGAACAACTGGCCCGTATGCGTGAGATTGCAAAATCGGATTATGAGAGCAAGCACCGGACCCAGGCAGTATTGCCAATGCTCCAGGCATTGTTCATCAAGCAGTTTTCCATGGAATCCCAGAAGGCTATGGAAAAATTGTCTCCTGAAAAGAGGGCTGAGCTTGAAAAGTTATTGAAGGAATAA